The proteins below come from a single Methanothrix thermoacetophila PT genomic window:
- a CDS encoding TIGR01458 family HAD-type hydrolase: protein MSRISAFLMDLDGVLYVGRNPVPGARECLELMEEKGYSFRFISNSTRRCRASVAKRLSEMGYRIQPERIFTPSVAAIERIHRSGKRRCYLISTGDVHRDFEDAGIALVEDEADFVVIGDAGSNFTYERLNRAFNHVLEGADMIALEMDRYWRESEGLVLSAGPFVAALEYATGKRAELVGKPSPEFFSLALNDMGVNPQDAAMIGDDIITDVGGAQRVGMLGILVRTGKYRPEHVERSGVRPDCVLDSIADLARWL from the coding sequence ATGTCGCGGATCTCTGCGTTTCTCATGGACCTTGATGGCGTGCTGTATGTTGGAAGAAACCCAGTTCCCGGAGCGAGGGAGTGTCTGGAGCTGATGGAGGAGAAGGGGTACAGCTTCAGATTCATCTCAAACTCCACTCGGAGATGCAGGGCATCCGTTGCGAAGCGGCTCTCTGAGATGGGATACAGAATACAGCCTGAGCGTATCTTCACGCCATCTGTTGCGGCAATCGAGAGGATCCATCGATCCGGGAAGAGAAGGTGCTATCTTATTTCTACAGGTGACGTTCACAGGGACTTCGAGGATGCGGGCATCGCGCTTGTCGAGGACGAGGCGGACTTTGTGGTTATAGGAGATGCGGGAAGCAACTTCACATATGAGCGTTTGAACAGGGCGTTCAATCACGTCCTGGAGGGAGCTGATATGATAGCTCTTGAGATGGACAGGTACTGGAGGGAGTCCGAGGGGCTCGTCCTCTCCGCGGGACCGTTTGTTGCAGCGCTTGAGTATGCGACCGGAAAGAGAGCGGAGCTCGTGGGCAAGCCATCGCCGGAATTCTTCAGCCTCGCTCTGAATGATATGGGCGTGAATCCACAGGATGCTGCTATGATCGGGGACGACATAATCACAGATGTCGGCGGAGCCCAGAGGGTCGGCATGCTCGGCATTCTTGTCAGAACTGGGAAATACCGCCCGGAGCATGTGGAGAGATCGGGAGTGAGGCCAGACTGTGTCCTGGACTCGATCGCGGATCTCGCCAGATGGCTCTGA
- the cgi121 gene encoding KEOPS complex subunit Cgi121, with protein MRLLFGRPIPGIVNAIKNLRSKGYLIQALDAAMVVSERHVFYAAEKAIAAFQEGRNVAKDLGIEILRYASGQRQIEKALSLGVSDAAERVALLIVDDLEDDEVRRITGMLIEPDDLGIRFDAERVRRFYDISDAEIEAAGEDRIPDLVLERVALVDAYR; from the coding sequence ATGCGGCTACTCTTCGGCAGGCCGATTCCAGGCATAGTTAACGCCATAAAAAACCTCAGATCGAAAGGGTATCTGATCCAGGCACTTGATGCTGCAATGGTTGTGAGCGAGAGGCATGTCTTTTACGCAGCCGAGAAGGCCATAGCAGCATTCCAGGAGGGCAGAAACGTGGCGAAGGATCTCGGCATTGAGATCCTGAGATACGCATCCGGCCAGAGGCAGATAGAGAAGGCGCTATCTCTGGGAGTGTCGGATGCGGCAGAACGCGTGGCCCTGCTCATCGTCGACGATCTGGAGGATGATGAGGTCAGGAGGATAACAGGCATGCTTATAGAGCCAGATGATCTGGGGATTCGATTCGACGCTGAGCGGGTGAGGAGATTTTATGATATATCAGATGCTGAGATCGAGGCTGCTGGAGAGGACAGGATACCGGATCTGGTTCTGGAGAGAGTGGCGCTGGTCGATGCATACAGGTAG
- a CDS encoding DUF2150 family protein produces MKEEFYTQKRWLNWMNKVKESQFKFPESEQDAGGAVFVYIMDDVILACLKVLARLEKGMLTQDEALETIRSIRDIVSTEHESLGEDADLMLASLRTSLAAVFESCNSYILGDYDKDRRLDEMINEAVRAEAEGRIEDALAVVGNIGARVIAGEKPPEIPDMDYCVVAELLDGIDAIAAAMVGDTSYKEEDGSPLEEEV; encoded by the coding sequence ATGAAAGAGGAGTTCTACACACAGAAGCGCTGGCTGAACTGGATGAACAAGGTGAAGGAGAGCCAGTTCAAGTTCCCCGAGTCTGAGCAGGATGCTGGAGGGGCTGTCTTTGTGTATATCATGGACGATGTGATCCTGGCATGTTTAAAGGTATTAGCCAGACTGGAGAAAGGTATGCTCACTCAGGATGAGGCGCTTGAGACTATAAGAAGCATAAGAGATATCGTCTCAACAGAGCACGAGAGCCTTGGAGAGGATGCGGACCTGATGCTCGCCTCGCTTAGGACTTCGCTGGCCGCAGTATTCGAATCATGCAACAGCTACATCCTGGGGGATTACGACAAAGATCGCAGATTGGATGAGATGATCAACGAGGCGGTGAGGGCAGAGGCGGAGGGAAGGATTGAGGACGCCCTGGCTGTTGTGGGCAACATCGGCGCGAGGGTTATAGCCGGGGAGAAGCCGCCGGAGATCCCTGATATGGATTATTGCGTTGTAGCTGAGCTCCTTGATGGAATAGATGCGATAGCCGCTGCAATGGTCGGGGATACGAGCTACAAGGAAGAGGACGGGAGCCCGCTCGAGGAGGAGGTATGA
- the map gene encoding type II methionyl aminopeptidase, with amino-acid sequence MLRKYRTAGRILADVLGKASAKIDVGVSLLGVADYVENTIREMGGEPAFPCNISRDREAAHYTPKPNDDAVFGEEMVKLDIGVHVDGYIADAAVTVDLSGHPELVDASRAALDAAIELVGPGVSTCEIGRAIESAIEGFGFKPVSNLTGHGLSRFNAHTEPTVPNRSCTSGVELRPGDVIAIEPFATNGSGRISDAPLVEIFGLTSRRPVRDRRARALLSEIETRFKGLPFARRWLRGESIDYSLQRLIRAGAVHTYPVLWEVEGAIVSQAEHTVIVTESGCEIITR; translated from the coding sequence ATGCTGAGAAAATACAGGACTGCAGGCAGGATACTTGCGGACGTCCTCGGAAAGGCCTCTGCGAAGATAGACGTCGGCGTATCGCTTCTGGGGGTTGCGGATTACGTGGAAAACACCATCCGGGAGATGGGTGGAGAGCCAGCATTCCCATGCAACATATCTCGGGATCGCGAGGCCGCTCATTACACTCCGAAACCGAATGATGATGCAGTCTTCGGCGAGGAGATGGTGAAGCTCGACATAGGGGTGCATGTCGATGGCTACATCGCGGATGCGGCTGTGACCGTCGACCTGAGCGGACATCCGGAGCTCGTGGATGCATCCAGGGCGGCTCTGGATGCAGCTATAGAGCTGGTCGGACCGGGAGTGAGCACGTGTGAGATTGGAAGGGCGATCGAGTCTGCGATCGAGGGATTTGGATTCAAGCCCGTATCAAACCTGACCGGCCACGGCCTCTCCAGGTTCAATGCTCACACAGAGCCGACCGTGCCCAACAGGTCCTGCACATCAGGCGTGGAGCTCAGGCCAGGTGATGTGATCGCGATAGAGCCTTTTGCGACGAACGGCTCTGGAAGGATCTCAGATGCGCCTTTGGTCGAGATATTCGGGCTCACATCCCGCAGGCCTGTCAGGGACAGGAGAGCGAGGGCGCTGCTTTCTGAGATAGAGACGAGGTTTAAAGGACTGCCGTTCGCGCGCCGCTGGCTGAGGGGGGAGAGCATAGACTACTCTCTCCAGAGACTGATCCGGGCTGGTGCTGTTCACACATATCCTGTGCTCTGGGAGGTGGAGGGCGCGATTGTCTCGCAGGCGGAGCACACTGTGATAGTGACGGAGAGCGGATGCGAGATCATTACACGGTAG